The DNA segment CGGCTGAACCGTAATCACCCCTTTCCATGGGGCGTAGGCGGGGTTTCGCGGAGCACTGCTCCGCGCCGCCGCAGCCGGTCGGCTGTGCAAAGCCGACCGTGGGGCAGGGGTTGGGGGATAGGCGCTCATGTTTTCCAGCCGAGGTCGCGATGACGCGCCAGATGGCGCGGCGTCCAGGAAGCCAGCGACTTGACGACGAAATGAAAACGCGCGACATGGTAACTGGGGTCGAAGCCGTAGAAGTTGCGTCGCATCTGCGCCAGTTCCCCGGCGCGGTACTCGGCCAGCGGCCTGGCTGCCTCGTCGCGTTCGCGCGCCGCCCGCTTGTCCTCAAGCCGTACTGCAAAGTCCGGCGCGGCGGCGATTTCGGCGGCGCGCCGGGCGACATCGACGCGCCAGGTGTCGCGGCTGCCGGCCAGCGCGGCGTCGGCAAAACCGGTCTCGACCGCACGCTGCGCCGTCAGCGGCAGGCGGTCACGCATGATGCGGCGCGCGCCCTCCTCGCCGACCCGGCGCGGCAGCAGGTAGGTCCAGTATTCCGAGCCGTAGAGGTTGCCCATGTTCTTGTAGTGCGGGTTGAGTATCGCTCCGTCGCGCACCCACATCAGGTCGGCCGCGCGCGCCAGGAAACAGCCGCCGGCGCCGGTGTTGCCGCCCACCGCCGCGACCGTGATCTGGTCGCGATTCTCGATCAGGTCCAGCGCCAGGTCGTCGATGGCATTGATGTTACGCCAGGATTCGTCGGCGGGCGATTCCGCCTTCTCGATGACGTTGAGGTGGATGCCGTTGGACCAGAAATCCTCGCCGCCCATCAGCACCAGCACTTTCGTCGGGCGTGTCCGGGCCCAGGTCAGCGCCTCGCGCAGCCGCTCGCACTGGCGCGAGGACATGGCGCCGTTGTAGAACTCGAAGTGGAGAAAACCCACGCCGTCGAATTCCTCGTAGGCGATGTCCTGCCAAGTCGGCGCCGGCAGCTTCCACCAGCCCGACAGCGGCGAGTCGGGCAGCGTCGCGCTTTCGGCGGCAAAGGCCAGCGTTACCGGCAATTTGACAAAGTCGGCGCTGGCGAGACGGCGTTCGACGTCGATGTTGTGCACCGAGATCGGCGCTTCGCCCTGACGAATCCGGCGCACATGGCCGATCCATACCGCGCCGTCGGTCGTCGCACGCAGCAACGCGTTCTCGCGGCGGGCGAGCAACGCGCCGGGCGTGCCGGTCAGCGTGGCTTCCGGCCAGGCATCAAATAATCGGCAAGGCTGGCCGAACAGTTCGTCCTCGACGCCGGGGAAGCCGTCGGCGGCGCGCAGCTTGTCCAGCACCGTGGCGGTGTCGTCGCGCTGCCAGTCGATGCGCCGGTCGGCCCCCTTCATCAGCGGCCGCCATGCGCCCTGCGCCGGGCGTTGCGGCACGAAATCGCCCGCCGCATAGCGGGCTACCGCCTGCAACACGGCTTGCGCCGCGCCATCGGTGACTTCGTTGCGATACAGGCTGGCCTTGGTCGCGGGTCGCATGGCGAATTCCGCGTGTGCCCACACCGGTCCGGCATCCATTTCCGCCTCGGCCTGCAAGACCGTGACGCCCCACGTCGGCGTTCGCGTGTGAATCGCCCAGTCCAGCGCCGACGGCCCGCGGTCGCCGACGATGCCGGGATGGACGACGAGGCAGACGTGATTGCGCCAAACGGATTCCGGAATCGCGCGGCGCAGGTAGGGACAGACGATGAGGTCGGGGCGGAACAGCGCGACGGCTTCCTCGGCCACGCTGTCGGCGATGTCGAACTCGATCGACAACTCGTGTCCCTGCCGCGTCAGGTCGGCCCACAAGCGCTGCGTCAGGCTGTTGAAGGCGTGGGTCAGGAGCAGGATGCGCATCGACTCGCCATCAACATATTCTTGGAAGCTGGTCGCCGGCCAGCCAATCGACGATGCGCTTGCCGCCGAAAGCCGTGGTGAGCTGGACGAAGTGATGATCGTCGACGATGACCTCGCCGATCCGCGACGCCTCGCGTCCCAGCGGATGGGCGCGCATCGCGGCCAGCAGCCGATCGGCATCGGCCGGTGCACATATCGCGATCAGCTTGCCTTCGTTGGCAACGTAGAGCGGATCGAGGCCGAGGAATTCGCAGGCGGCGGAAACCACCGGCTTTACCGGAATCGCCTTTTCGTGAAGCATGACGCCGACGCCGGACTGGCCGGCGATTTCGTTCAGCGTCGCGGCGAGACCACCGCGCGTCGGGTCGCGCAGGCAGCGCAAGTCGGCGCCGGTGGCCAGCATGGCGGCAATCAGGCCGTTCAGGGCCACGGTATCGGACTCGATCGGCGCGTCGAAGGACAGGTTCTCGCGCTTGCTCATGATGGCCACGCCGTGGTCGCCCATCGAGCCGGAAATGATCACCGCATCGCCCGGCCGCGCCCTCGCTCCGCCGAGTTCGAGGCCGTCGGGCAGGATGCCGACACCCGTGGTGGTGATGAAGACGCCGTCGCCCTTGCCGCGCTCGACCACCTTGGTGTCGCCCGTCACCACCGGCACGCCGGCCTCTGCC comes from the Sulfuritalea hydrogenivorans sk43H genome and includes:
- a CDS encoding hydrogenase maturation protein; translation: MRILLLTHAFNSLTQRLWADLTRQGHELSIEFDIADSVAEEAVALFRPDLIVCPYLRRAIPESVWRNHVCLVVHPGIVGDRGPSALDWAIHTRTPTWGVTVLQAEAEMDAGPVWAHAEFAMRPATKASLYRNEVTDGAAQAVLQAVARYAAGDFVPQRPAQGAWRPLMKGADRRIDWQRDDTATVLDKLRAADGFPGVEDELFGQPCRLFDAWPEATLTGTPGALLARRENALLRATTDGAVWIGHVRRIRQGEAPISVHNIDVERRLASADFVKLPVTLAFAAESATLPDSPLSGWWKLPAPTWQDIAYEEFDGVGFLHFEFYNGAMSSRQCERLREALTWARTRPTKVLVLMGGEDFWSNGIHLNVIEKAESPADESWRNINAIDDLALDLIENRDQITVAAVGGNTGAGGCFLARAADLMWVRDGAILNPHYKNMGNLYGSEYWTYLLPRRVGEEGARRIMRDRLPLTAQRAVETGFADAALAGSRDTWRVDVARRAAEIAAAPDFAVRLEDKRAARERDEAARPLAEYRAGELAQMRRNFYGFDPSYHVARFHFVVKSLASWTPRHLARHRDLGWKT
- the hypE gene encoding hydrogenase expression/formation protein HypE, with product MSEAKRGYVRPLDLKHGRVDLTHGSGGRSMVQLISELFAKHLGNEYLGQGNDGAVLPAPTLEGRAGRLVMSTDCHVVSPLFFPGGDIGCLSVHGTVNDVAVMGATPLYLAAGFVLEEGFPLADLARIVESMAHAAAEAGVPVVTGDTKVVERGKGDGVFITTTGVGILPDGLELGGARARPGDAVIISGSMGDHGVAIMSKRENLSFDAPIESDTVALNGLIAAMLATGADLRCLRDPTRGGLAATLNEIAGQSGVGVMLHEKAIPVKPVVSAACEFLGLDPLYVANEGKLIAICAPADADRLLAAMRAHPLGREASRIGEVIVDDHHFVQLTTAFGGKRIVDWLAGDQLPRIC